Proteins encoded within one genomic window of uncultured Desulfobacter sp.:
- a CDS encoding EAL domain-containing protein: protein MNSDTLLHGQQTILIVDDTPANLGVLVEQLDEQRFQVVVAQDGEEGIQRAGYVLPDIILLDVMMPGMDGFEVCSKLKEDERTRDIPVIFMTALTETRNKLKGFDAGGVDYITKPFQIEEVVARINTHLKLCTMQRQLIERNRQLQEEVRSRKQAEAALCKTLQEQQRLLEHAGVGIAFLQDRRLMRCNQKLASLLGYEMDALEGETLENLYAIEPAEDSATDTCGQAFVKPEEGASDIRYRRRDGSRFWGETIVTAIDRDSPSQGEILVIHDIEQRKSSEALRSGQGQLFEMLVKDTPLDEVLSSLIRLVGSQMDDVLAAIFLVEGEQWLNLSAGSEFPEALYLEYKKCYPKGEPIAEDSSPNGAAACQRKSIWVDDMTQAKQWADYCKLGVPHGLRGACLSTPILASQGKLAGVLTLYFRKSVKRNRIDMQVVDMATRIAAIAIERQQTDERIQFMAYHDALTGLPNRALLEDRLNLALLMAQRYKRQLSVIFIDLDHFKLINDSLGHKCGDELLKVVAQRLKESVRRTDTVVRQGGDEFIVILYDIPTPTQVGEQFMKKMREAIVRPIHLSGHDLRVTCSMGMATYPQDGDDMETLLRNADTAMYRAKELGRNNYQTFCHEMDSEAQSRLMLQEELRHALENNELVLYYQAQYGLNSQTIIGMEALLRWQHPKLGLIPPARFIQLAESSGLIVPIGDWVLHTACKQNKTWQDAGMAQVCVSVNVSPRQFHEEDLPERVAKALEVSGLEACYLELELTESLVMKDPQQAVETMNKLNDMGVQLSIDDFGTGYSSLSALKRFPVTRLKIDRSFVNELPGSLEDSSIAEAVISLGHSLNLKVIAEGVEELQQVEFLSNHACDEIQGYYFSRPIPAGEFEQFLQTLNNRRFDLREANWL, encoded by the coding sequence ATGAATTCAGACACCTTGTTACATGGACAGCAGACTATATTAATTGTCGACGATACACCGGCCAATCTGGGTGTTCTGGTCGAACAGTTAGATGAGCAGCGTTTTCAGGTAGTCGTTGCCCAGGATGGCGAGGAAGGCATCCAGCGCGCCGGCTACGTGCTGCCGGATATTATCCTGCTCGATGTGATGATGCCGGGCATGGACGGGTTTGAGGTCTGCAGCAAACTCAAGGAGGATGAGCGCACCCGAGATATCCCGGTGATATTTATGACCGCGTTGACCGAAACCAGAAATAAATTGAAGGGATTTGACGCCGGTGGCGTCGATTATATCACCAAACCGTTTCAGATTGAGGAAGTGGTCGCCCGGATCAACACCCATCTGAAGCTGTGCACCATGCAGCGGCAACTGATCGAACGGAACCGGCAACTGCAGGAGGAGGTCCGGAGCCGCAAGCAGGCTGAAGCGGCCCTGTGCAAGACCCTGCAGGAGCAGCAGCGGTTGCTGGAACATGCCGGCGTGGGAATCGCTTTTTTGCAGGATCGGCGGCTCATGCGCTGCAACCAGAAGCTGGCGTCGCTGCTCGGCTACGAGATGGATGCCCTTGAGGGGGAGACCCTTGAAAACCTCTATGCCATTGAGCCTGCCGAGGATTCCGCCACTGATACCTGCGGCCAGGCCTTTGTCAAACCAGAGGAGGGAGCCTCGGACATTCGTTATCGCCGCCGCGACGGCAGTCGCTTCTGGGGTGAGACCATTGTGACGGCGATAGACCGGGATTCTCCGTCACAAGGGGAAATCCTCGTCATCCATGATATTGAGCAGCGGAAAAGCAGCGAAGCACTACGTTCCGGCCAGGGGCAACTGTTTGAGATGCTGGTGAAGGACACGCCTCTGGATGAGGTGCTTAGCAGCCTGATCCGTCTGGTTGGGTCGCAGATGGATGATGTTCTGGCCGCGATTTTTTTGGTTGAGGGGGAACAATGGCTTAACCTGAGTGCCGGCTCAGAATTTCCGGAAGCCCTGTATCTCGAATATAAAAAGTGTTACCCCAAAGGCGAGCCCATCGCCGAGGACAGCAGCCCCAACGGTGCCGCCGCCTGTCAGCGCAAGTCGATCTGGGTCGACGATATGACACAAGCGAAGCAATGGGCGGATTATTGCAAGCTGGGAGTACCGCATGGTCTCCGGGGGGCCTGTCTGTCGACACCGATACTGGCCTCCCAGGGAAAGCTTGCCGGCGTTTTGACCCTCTATTTCCGCAAATCGGTCAAGCGAAACCGGATCGACATGCAGGTCGTCGATATGGCCACCCGCATTGCCGCCATTGCTATTGAGCGCCAGCAGACAGATGAGCGGATCCAGTTCATGGCCTATCATGATGCGCTGACCGGGTTGCCGAACCGGGCGCTGCTGGAAGATCGACTCAACCTTGCACTATTGATGGCACAGCGCTACAAGCGGCAACTCTCCGTGATTTTTATAGATCTGGATCACTTTAAGCTGATCAACGACAGCCTTGGCCACAAATGCGGGGACGAGCTGCTGAAGGTTGTGGCCCAGCGTCTGAAGGAATCGGTCCGGCGCACCGATACCGTTGTGCGTCAGGGGGGGGATGAGTTTATCGTCATCCTTTACGATATCCCTACCCCAACACAGGTAGGCGAGCAGTTCATGAAAAAGATGCGCGAAGCGATTGTCCGCCCGATTCATCTTTCCGGGCATGATCTGAGGGTCACCTGCAGCATGGGCATGGCTACTTATCCGCAGGACGGCGATGATATGGAAACCCTGCTGCGCAATGCCGATACCGCCATGTACCGCGCTAAGGAACTGGGCCGCAACAATTACCAAACCTTCTGCCACGAAATGGACAGCGAGGCGCAGAGCCGCTTGATGCTGCAAGAGGAATTGCGCCATGCCTTGGAAAACAACGAACTGGTGTTGTACTACCAGGCCCAGTATGGTTTGAACTCGCAGACCATCATCGGCATGGAGGCGCTACTGCGCTGGCAGCACCCCAAACTCGGTTTAATCCCGCCGGCCAGGTTCATCCAACTGGCGGAGTCGAGCGGCCTGATCGTCCCGATCGGCGACTGGGTGCTGCATACCGCCTGCAAGCAGAACAAGACCTGGCAGGATGCCGGGATGGCGCAGGTCTGCGTGTCGGTCAACGTGTCGCCGCGCCAGTTTCATGAAGAGGACCTTCCCGAGCGCGTTGCGAAGGCACTCGAGGTCAGCGGACTGGAAGCTTGCTATCTTGAGCTTGAACTGACCGAAAGCCTGGTGATGAAGGATCCGCAGCAAGCTGTTGAAACCATGAATAAACTCAACGATATGGGGGTGCAGCTATCCATTGACGATTTCGGCACCGGTTACTCCAGTCTCAGCGCCCTTAAGCGATTTCCCGTGACCCGTCTCAAAATCGACAGATCCTTTGTAAACGAGCTGCCGGGCAGTTTGGAGGACAGCAGCATCGCCGAGGCGGTCATCTCCCTCGGCCACAGCCTGAATCTCAAGGTGATTGCCGAGGGGGTGGAGGAGCTGCAGCAGGTGGAATTTCTGAGCAACCATGCCTGCGACGAGATCCAGGGCTACTACTTTAGTCGTCCTATCCCGGCCGGGGAGTTTGAACAATTCCTCCAGACCCTGAACAACCGCAGATTTGATCTGCGGGAGGCGAACTGGCTGTGA
- a CDS encoding ATP-binding protein codes for MNDDKSIFRPPFRFWGRTLTRDMVIYQIAVVLIATILLVSLGYTVLSRRSSRLYMLNAKKSITSLQQRLSLPLWTYDEESISLICKSFIQNNFLASLEIRNNKRNVLFHYENINENELDVIEQEAIIVYEGKTIGTIKLGITIRPLKGHNQNLLTTVLTTVGVIFCILMIVTGFVIRRTLQKPLSQLITGIEKVSKGDYEYQFQHAKQEEIAVIISKFKEMSYKIKEREEKLTQINTKLKQEIYEKRKAEEKVIRLNEELEGRVLERTEALQHKTKELEDQAVELEKARLQAEAATRAKSEFLANMSHELRTPLNAILGYTQILSREPDLSERQQGSLATISQSGQHLLTLINDLLDLSKIEAGKLEIFPEPFKLATGLWTIADIIRVKAEQKGLTLSFDLSPRLPQAVLLDEKRLRQVLLNLLGNAVKFTDSGQVRLRVRAKPGGDEMARLVFTVEDSGVGMEPEQMEPIFQPFEQVGDIKRRAGGTGLGLAVSRQLIKQMGGDIQVSSTPGVGSLFSFELNLPVVEVEDAAAIIHKDITGYEGPRKRILIVDDVLANRKMLVDMLGALGFETTEAGDGEEGLKQAEARRPDLILMDVVMPVLDGLEATRRLRRRPEQQAVPVIIVSASTTDNELVQGRAAGANGFVSKPVERERLLKQIGEQLRLQWTVREQADRMAPVTTPDESDWMLPSPPQLEDLHRLALMGNMREIRRWADKLNQQDNGYHPFADKLIELTKAFQSKAILALVETHLERTSL; via the coding sequence ATGAACGATGATAAAAGCATCTTCCGCCCTCCCTTTCGTTTTTGGGGGAGAACGCTCACCAGGGACATGGTCATTTACCAGATAGCCGTTGTGCTGATAGCCACAATTCTCCTGGTTAGTTTGGGGTACACGGTGCTCTCCAGACGTAGCAGTCGTTTATATATGCTCAACGCTAAAAAATCGATTACGTCGTTACAGCAACGCCTTTCCTTACCCCTCTGGACTTATGACGAGGAAAGCATTTCCCTTATCTGCAAATCCTTTATTCAGAATAATTTCCTTGCCAGCCTTGAGATTAGAAACAATAAACGTAATGTATTATTCCACTATGAAAATATAAATGAAAATGAATTAGATGTTATTGAACAAGAAGCAATAATCGTTTATGAAGGGAAAACCATCGGTACGATTAAATTAGGCATAACAATTCGTCCCCTAAAAGGACACAACCAAAATCTGCTGACCACCGTTTTGACCACGGTGGGTGTTATTTTTTGTATTTTAATGATAGTAACCGGGTTTGTGATACGCAGAACTCTCCAAAAACCTTTAAGCCAGCTGATTACAGGTATAGAAAAAGTATCAAAAGGGGATTATGAATATCAATTCCAGCATGCAAAACAAGAGGAGATCGCTGTCATCATTTCCAAATTCAAAGAAATGTCCTACAAAATAAAAGAGCGGGAAGAAAAACTCACCCAAATCAATACCAAGTTGAAACAGGAAATTTACGAAAAGAGAAAAGCTGAGGAAAAGGTTATCCGTTTAAACGAAGAGCTGGAGGGCCGGGTGCTCGAACGAACCGAGGCCTTGCAGCACAAAACCAAAGAGCTGGAGGACCAGGCTGTTGAACTGGAGAAAGCACGTCTTCAGGCCGAAGCGGCCACCCGCGCCAAGTCTGAATTCCTGGCCAACATGAGCCACGAACTGCGCACCCCGCTCAACGCCATTCTCGGTTATACCCAAATCCTGTCGCGGGAGCCGGATCTCAGCGAGCGGCAGCAGGGGAGCCTTGCCACCATTTCACAGAGCGGTCAGCATCTGCTGACGTTGATCAACGATCTGCTCGACCTGTCAAAGATCGAAGCCGGCAAGCTGGAAATATTTCCCGAGCCCTTCAAACTTGCCACCGGCCTGTGGACCATAGCCGATATCATACGTGTCAAGGCGGAGCAGAAAGGGTTGACCTTGTCTTTTGATCTTTCTCCGCGGTTGCCGCAGGCGGTGCTGCTGGACGAAAAACGGCTGCGCCAGGTGTTGTTGAATCTGCTGGGCAACGCGGTAAAATTTACTGATTCCGGCCAGGTGCGGTTGCGGGTGAGGGCAAAGCCCGGGGGGGATGAGATGGCGCGACTGGTGTTTACGGTGGAGGATAGCGGTGTCGGTATGGAGCCTGAGCAAATGGAACCCATCTTTCAGCCGTTTGAACAGGTGGGGGATATCAAGCGCCGCGCCGGCGGCACCGGCCTGGGGCTGGCGGTCAGTCGCCAGCTCATCAAACAGATGGGCGGCGATATCCAGGTCAGCAGCACCCCGGGAGTCGGCAGCCTGTTCAGTTTCGAGTTGAACCTGCCGGTCGTCGAAGTTGAGGATGCCGCCGCTATCATCCATAAAGACATCACGGGTTATGAGGGTCCGCGAAAACGCATTCTGATCGTTGACGACGTCCTGGCCAACCGGAAAATGCTGGTCGATATGCTGGGAGCGCTGGGATTTGAAACGACAGAGGCCGGCGACGGCGAGGAGGGGCTCAAACAGGCCGAGGCCCGGCGACCGGACCTAATCCTGATGGATGTGGTGATGCCGGTGCTCGATGGCCTTGAGGCCACGCGCCGGCTGCGGCGGCGGCCAGAGCAACAGGCGGTTCCGGTGATCATCGTTTCAGCCAGCACCACCGACAACGAGCTGGTCCAGGGGCGTGCCGCCGGTGCCAACGGTTTTGTCAGCAAACCGGTCGAGCGTGAACGCCTCCTGAAGCAGATCGGCGAACAACTCAGGCTGCAATGGACAGTTCGTGAGCAAGCGGACCGGATGGCGCCTGTTACAACGCCAGACGAGTCCGATTGGATGTTACCGTCGCCACCACAGCTTGAGGATCTCCACCGTCTGGCGTTGATGGGTAACATGCGCGAGATCCGCCGCTGGGCGGACAAATTGAACCAACAGGACAACGGCTACCACCCCTTTGCCGACAAGCTAATCGAGCTGACGAAAGCCTTTCAATCCAAAGCGATCTTGGCGTTGGTGGAAACCCACTTGGAAAGGACCTCCTTATGA
- a CDS encoding transporter substrate-binding domain-containing protein, producing the protein MDTSRSVKLMTLMAAFLFFFTQAYAETESPLPSYSLSVVTADFPPFSFEGEQMGHQGLGYEIVKAVLEKSGQPFSIQRLPWKRALETAKNEPYTLLFPCARSKEREPFFHWIGEISKRSISFFKLKERKDIKINNLNDLFQYKVAAVRGYKATTHFIKDGGKVTQATTDEQVLKMLQSGRADLILNEDLVVAWSLKQLSLETESNKFTFADIEKAFQYEEGSSRFFVLNIKTPKNIADRLEDAYRDLVENGEIEKIVSHYR; encoded by the coding sequence ATGGATACCAGCCGCTCCGTTAAGTTAATGACATTGATGGCAGCTTTTCTGTTTTTTTTCACTCAAGCTTATGCAGAAACAGAAAGTCCATTACCGTCTTATTCACTTTCTGTGGTAACTGCTGATTTTCCCCCATTCAGTTTTGAAGGTGAACAAATGGGCCATCAAGGCTTGGGGTATGAAATTGTAAAAGCTGTGCTTGAAAAATCAGGCCAGCCCTTTTCCATCCAACGACTGCCTTGGAAACGAGCCCTTGAAACGGCGAAAAATGAACCATATACACTGCTATTTCCTTGTGCGCGCAGTAAAGAAAGAGAACCTTTTTTTCACTGGATAGGAGAAATAAGCAAGCGTAGTATTTCGTTTTTTAAGTTGAAGGAGCGAAAAGATATTAAAATCAACAACCTCAATGACCTGTTTCAATACAAGGTAGCGGCAGTCAGAGGATACAAGGCAACGACGCATTTTATAAAAGATGGTGGCAAAGTAACACAAGCCACCACCGATGAGCAGGTACTTAAGATGCTCCAGAGCGGAAGAGCAGACCTTATTTTAAATGAAGATCTTGTGGTCGCTTGGTCTCTTAAACAGCTATCCTTAGAAACGGAGTCAAATAAGTTTACCTTTGCCGATATCGAGAAGGCCTTTCAGTATGAAGAAGGAAGTTCCCGATTTTTTGTATTAAATATCAAGACACCAAAGAATATTGCGGATCGCTTGGAAGACGCCTACAGGGATCTTGTTGAAAATGGTGAAATAGAAAAAATCGTCTCCCACTATAGATAA
- a CDS encoding IS4 family transposase: MIEFLQEIINSDQFIKQHRQSPTDFIRKRKLTFSTLIFFLMNMVKGSYQDELDHFFKSIFGFEVVKRVVSKAALAKARMKLKYEAFINLNMRLTSYFYENFKPEQWHGFNLLAIDGTTVRLPRIEAISTHFGAWNPRQGDKCPMARVSQMFDPLNKISVDAIIESKSVGERELAAFHFLNLMPNDLVLLDRGYPAYWLFNLILSRGADFCARIQRKRWKVVRQFYNSGKKEKIISLSAFPSSAKPCKEMGLDLIPLKLRLIRVELDTGESEILITSLLDSQSHPYELFAELYHLRWPVEEDYKTMKQWIEIENFSGKSVLSVYQDFHAKVFSKNLVSALIYPTQAVIDKNTENCIYRYQRNFAQALSKVKDVIPLLFLKPLEAVTKLISDIHEIVVKTIEPVRPGRKYPRNFNKRGSRFHYGYQPLR, translated from the coding sequence TTGATCGAATTTCTTCAAGAAATCATCAATTCTGATCAATTTATCAAGCAACATCGCCAAAGTCCAACCGATTTTATCCGCAAACGAAAACTTACCTTTTCAACCTTGATATTCTTTCTCATGAATATGGTTAAAGGCTCATATCAGGACGAACTTGATCATTTCTTTAAATCAATTTTTGGATTTGAAGTGGTCAAACGAGTTGTTTCCAAAGCCGCTTTGGCTAAAGCAAGGATGAAACTGAAATATGAAGCTTTCATAAACCTCAATATGCGTTTGACCAGCTACTTTTATGAAAACTTTAAGCCAGAGCAATGGCACGGGTTTAACCTGCTTGCCATAGACGGAACAACTGTTCGTTTACCTCGGATAGAGGCCATATCTACACATTTCGGAGCCTGGAATCCAAGACAGGGGGATAAATGCCCCATGGCAAGAGTCTCACAGATGTTTGATCCTTTAAATAAAATCTCAGTGGATGCCATTATTGAATCCAAAAGCGTTGGTGAACGGGAGTTGGCAGCATTTCATTTTCTGAATTTAATGCCAAACGACTTAGTCCTCCTTGATCGAGGTTACCCGGCCTATTGGCTTTTTAATCTCATTTTGTCCCGTGGTGCTGATTTTTGTGCTCGCATTCAGCGCAAAAGGTGGAAAGTGGTGCGTCAGTTCTATAATTCAGGCAAAAAAGAAAAAATCATATCTTTATCCGCATTTCCAAGCTCAGCCAAACCTTGTAAAGAGATGGGATTGGATCTCATACCCTTGAAATTGAGATTAATCCGTGTGGAACTGGATACCGGAGAATCAGAAATTCTGATAACCTCCTTGCTTGATTCACAGAGTCACCCATATGAACTATTTGCAGAACTTTATCATCTTAGATGGCCTGTGGAAGAAGATTACAAAACAATGAAACAATGGATTGAAATAGAAAACTTCTCCGGCAAATCGGTTCTTTCAGTGTATCAGGATTTTCATGCTAAAGTGTTTTCAAAGAACCTGGTCTCGGCGTTGATATACCCGACTCAGGCCGTAATTGACAAAAATACCGAAAATTGTATTTATCGATATCAAAGAAATTTTGCCCAGGCTTTGTCAAAAGTGAAGGATGTGATCCCTCTCTTGTTTCTCAAGCCTTTAGAGGCCGTGACCAAGTTGATATCCGATATTCATGAGATAGTGGTAAAAACTATTGAGCCTGTAAGGCCGGGTCGTAAATATCCGAGAAATTTTAATAAAAGGGGTAGCCGTTTCCACTATGGATACCAGCCGCTCCGTTAA
- a CDS encoding response regulator, whose protein sequence is MLTDYFHAITAALTEALFLVSANEKILAANPAALRMLSAEKTTLQGQRISDLLTDPPEKVSGYLKRCLRNRSLVPGSLTWRKGDGQTLVTSTKGAMLNPKKGSASRTVILKCEPQSTAVSRFKALNQSLEKLRSSYHKLEAQSAVLQNEIVERKRTESVLRESERKFHAIFDQTFQFIGLMKTDGTMLEANKTALEFAGVDLADVLGRPFWQTVWWQHSQELQEQLRSAIKDAAGGQLVRFEVSHMAADGILHHIDFSIKPVPGDSGEIVLLIPEGRDITDRKNAEEELKRHRDRLEDLVNERTIELAEAKERAESANRLKSEFLANMSHEIRTPMNGVIGMAELLVDTELTREQNEFVHSIRSSAEALMTVINDILDFSKIEVKKLDIENVTFNLRDSLGDILHSLAQRAEEKGLELAYHVPAEVPDGVIGDLGRVRQIIVNLVGNAIKFTDQGEVVVSVGVDEPGDDEILLHFAVLDTGIGIDANNRQKIFDSFTQADASKTRKHGGTGLGLAISARLVELMGGRIWVESEMGKGSVFHFTVRLGVQKGTPVHQIPAAQSELEALPVLVVDDNAANRRILKEMLKIWGMRPATADGGDAALRMVAQARLKGDPYRLLLLDVNMPFMDGFELSKRLQEQPGWAGSVIMMLTSSGTRGGSRCCEQGIAAYLTKPVKQSSLLNAIKTVLGTIAPEDAKARQLTRHTRSKEMGPLRVLLAGDNVITRKIVINLLEKRGHSAVVAQNGIEALAALEDQEHPFDIILMDVQMPEMDGIETTAHIREKEKGTGKHIPIIALTAHAMKSDQEVCLNAGMDGYVAKPLQPEALFTAIHYLTETVAAHTHEKRSAVFDREQSVASVGGDMDLLREIADLFVENAPHMMVEIKNAIDQRNAYRLNRAAHLLKGSVGNFGACPVFESALKLEMLGKKNSLDGVDTIFNGLEIEMERLCKTLKDSLAAK, encoded by the coding sequence ATGTTGACTGACTATTTTCATGCAATAACCGCTGCCTTGACGGAAGCCTTATTCCTTGTTTCTGCGAATGAAAAGATACTGGCGGCCAATCCGGCTGCTTTACGGATGCTCAGCGCGGAAAAAACGACGCTTCAGGGTCAACGAATAAGCGATTTGCTTACTGATCCTCCGGAGAAAGTATCGGGTTATCTTAAGCGTTGTCTGAGAAACCGCTCCCTGGTTCCGGGCTCGCTGACCTGGCGGAAGGGAGACGGTCAAACGCTGGTAACGAGTACTAAGGGGGCCATGCTCAATCCCAAAAAGGGATCGGCCTCTCGCACCGTCATCCTGAAATGCGAGCCCCAAAGCACCGCAGTCAGCAGATTCAAGGCGCTGAACCAGTCGTTGGAAAAGCTAAGGAGTTCGTATCACAAACTCGAAGCCCAGTCAGCTGTTCTGCAAAATGAAATCGTGGAACGTAAACGCACAGAGTCTGTTTTGCGTGAAAGTGAAAGAAAATTCCATGCCATTTTTGATCAGACGTTTCAATTTATCGGATTGATGAAAACCGACGGCACCATGTTGGAGGCAAACAAAACCGCCTTGGAGTTTGCCGGTGTTGACCTCGCTGATGTTCTGGGAAGACCATTCTGGCAAACCGTCTGGTGGCAGCATTCCCAGGAGCTGCAGGAACAGCTGCGATCAGCCATAAAAGATGCCGCAGGCGGACAGTTGGTGCGTTTTGAAGTGAGCCATATGGCTGCGGATGGAATCCTGCACCATATCGATTTTTCCATCAAACCGGTTCCGGGGGATTCGGGCGAAATTGTCCTGCTTATTCCCGAGGGCCGCGATATCACCGACCGTAAAAATGCCGAGGAGGAATTAAAGCGGCACCGGGATCGTCTTGAGGACCTGGTGAATGAGCGAACGATAGAACTGGCGGAAGCCAAGGAGCGAGCCGAATCGGCCAACCGCTTGAAAAGCGAATTTCTGGCCAATATGAGCCATGAAATCCGGACACCGATGAACGGTGTCATCGGCATGGCCGAACTCCTCGTAGACACCGAACTTACCCGGGAGCAGAACGAATTCGTTCATTCCATCCGGTCGTCGGCCGAAGCACTGATGACCGTTATCAACGATATTCTTGATTTCTCCAAGATCGAGGTCAAAAAGCTCGATATCGAAAACGTGACTTTCAATTTGCGGGACAGTTTAGGAGATATCCTGCACTCCCTTGCCCAGCGGGCCGAGGAGAAGGGTCTGGAACTGGCCTATCATGTCCCCGCCGAGGTGCCCGACGGAGTCATCGGCGATCTGGGTCGTGTGCGGCAAATTATTGTCAACCTGGTGGGAAATGCGATCAAATTCACGGACCAAGGGGAAGTGGTGGTCTCGGTTGGCGTTGATGAACCTGGAGACGATGAAATCCTCCTCCATTTCGCGGTCCTTGACACCGGAATCGGAATTGACGCGAATAATCGGCAGAAAATATTCGATTCCTTCACTCAGGCGGATGCCTCCAAAACACGCAAGCATGGCGGGACGGGGCTGGGGCTTGCCATATCCGCACGCTTGGTGGAATTGATGGGAGGACGCATCTGGGTGGAAAGCGAGATGGGCAAAGGCAGCGTTTTTCACTTTACAGTACGACTGGGTGTTCAGAAAGGTACGCCAGTACACCAGATCCCCGCGGCACAATCCGAACTGGAGGCGCTGCCCGTACTGGTTGTGGATGACAACGCCGCTAACCGGCGCATTCTTAAAGAGATGCTGAAGATATGGGGTATGCGCCCTGCAACCGCCGACGGGGGTGACGCAGCCCTGAGGATGGTAGCACAAGCCCGATTGAAAGGAGATCCCTACCGCCTGCTCCTTCTGGATGTCAATATGCCTTTCATGGATGGATTCGAGCTGTCTAAACGGTTACAGGAACAGCCGGGGTGGGCTGGAAGTGTCATCATGATGCTCACCTCCTCGGGCACGCGGGGGGGCTCCCGCTGTTGCGAACAGGGCATCGCGGCTTATTTAACCAAACCAGTCAAACAATCTTCGCTTTTGAATGCCATCAAGACCGTACTTGGCACTATCGCTCCCGAAGATGCAAAAGCACGGCAGCTCACCCGCCATACACGGTCCAAAGAGATGGGGCCGTTGCGTGTTCTGCTTGCCGGGGATAATGTGATTACCCGAAAAATCGTGATAAACCTGTTAGAAAAACGGGGCCACAGCGCAGTTGTCGCACAAAACGGTATCGAAGCCCTTGCGGCCTTGGAAGATCAGGAGCATCCTTTTGATATTATTCTCATGGACGTACAGATGCCCGAGATGGATGGGATTGAAACAACCGCCCACATCCGCGAGAAAGAAAAGGGGACCGGAAAACACATTCCCATCATAGCCCTCACCGCCCATGCCATGAAAAGCGACCAGGAAGTTTGCCTCAATGCCGGCATGGACGGATACGTCGCCAAGCCGTTGCAGCCCGAAGCACTTTTTACTGCCATTCATTATCTGACCGAAACGGTTGCCGCCCATACCCATGAAAAAAGGTCCGCTGTATTCGACAGAGAACAGTCGGTGGCAAGTGTCGGTGGTGACATGGACCTGCTGCGGGAAATTGCCGACCTGTTCGTGGAAAACGCCCCTCATATGATGGTGGAAATAAAAAATGCCATCGACCAACGTAATGCGTACCGGCTGAACCGAGCGGCTCACCTTCTTAAGGGTTCAGTGGGCAATTTCGGTGCCTGTCCCGTCTTTGAATCGGCCCTTAAGCTGGAAATGCTGGGAAAGAAAAACAGTTTAGATGGGGTAGATACAATTTTCAATGGCCTTGAAATTGAGATGGAACGTCTTTGCAAGACACTGAAAGATTCTTTGGCCGCGAAATGA
- a CDS encoding methanogen output domain 1-containing protein, translated as MNSQTTISSLNVSLERDLFLRSLIRELSGILQDIIGYEETSGYISLVGQNIGEWINSAYKQELGVSSLTREQVADVLVDLKARINGKFSLVSQDDGRIVLENFRCPFEDKVYDRPSMCMMTSNVFGVIAAENLGYAKVVIDRAIANRDDRCSIIVYLETSPESKASVGREYFQSMGDVD; from the coding sequence ATGAACAGTCAAACAACAATTTCCAGTTTGAACGTTTCACTGGAGCGCGATCTTTTTCTCCGGTCCCTTATCCGGGAATTGTCCGGTATACTCCAGGATATTATCGGCTATGAGGAAACCTCCGGCTACATTAGTCTTGTCGGCCAAAACATCGGCGAATGGATCAACAGCGCTTACAAACAGGAACTTGGTGTTTCTTCGCTTACACGAGAGCAGGTGGCAGATGTCTTGGTGGACCTAAAGGCCCGCATTAATGGCAAATTTTCACTGGTGAGCCAGGATGACGGCAGGATCGTCTTGGAAAATTTCAGATGCCCCTTCGAAGACAAAGTATATGATCGACCGTCAATGTGCATGATGACTTCCAATGTTTTCGGCGTCATTGCAGCGGAAAATCTTGGTTATGCCAAGGTCGTGATTGATAGGGCCATTGCCAACCGGGACGACCGATGCTCGATAATCGTATATTTGGAGACGAGCCCGGAGTCCAAAGCCTCCGTCGGCAGGGAATATTTCCAGAGTATGGGTGATGTTGACTGA